Proteins from a genomic interval of Clostridium sp. AN503:
- a CDS encoding sugar ABC transporter permease: MKKNSTPYIMLAPGTILMLVLVFYPILRTFLYSLQKMKLTEPANTKFIGLHNYITILQDPDFWYALSNSVVILVSVVLFTAIVGMLIALLLNVDTKVKGILMAIAIIPWSLPPIVNGVMWRWIFHPSYGLMNRILLNLSIISEPVQWLSERWSVIFITAVVVAWRCIPFCSIVILSAMQSIPTQVYESACIDGSSSFQTFKRITLPLLMPSLGIVLTNTSITAINVFDEIVSLSGYGDVSKTLMLQAYLKTFSFLDYGMGSAMTYIIMIFAGVLGLIYIRNVYREVDYI, encoded by the coding sequence ATGAAGAAAAACTCAACTCCCTACATCATGCTGGCGCCCGGCACGATCCTTATGCTGGTATTGGTTTTCTATCCTATCCTCCGGACCTTTTTATACAGTCTTCAGAAGATGAAGCTGACTGAGCCGGCGAATACAAAGTTTATAGGATTACATAATTACATAACCATCCTGCAGGACCCTGATTTTTGGTATGCTCTGAGTAATTCTGTCGTTATTCTGGTCAGTGTAGTGCTTTTTACTGCCATTGTGGGCATGTTGATCGCCCTGCTGCTCAATGTGGATACCAAGGTCAAAGGGATCCTGATGGCCATCGCGATCATCCCCTGGTCACTGCCTCCTATTGTCAACGGCGTCATGTGGCGCTGGATCTTTCATCCCAGTTACGGCCTGATGAACCGGATTTTATTAAACTTAAGTATCATAAGCGAACCGGTACAGTGGCTTTCAGAGCGATGGTCTGTCATTTTTATTACGGCGGTGGTCGTTGCCTGGAGGTGTATCCCATTCTGTTCCATAGTGATCCTCTCTGCCATGCAGTCCATACCTACGCAGGTATATGAATCCGCCTGCATCGACGGAAGCAGCAGCTTTCAGACATTTAAGCGGATTACCCTGCCGCTCTTAATGCCGTCTTTAGGGATCGTGCTGACCAATACCTCTATCACGGCAATCAATGTATTTGACGAGATCGTCTCACTGTCAGGCTACGGAGATGTAAGCAAAACATTGATGCTGCAGGCATATTTAAAGACATTCAGTTTTCTGGATTATGGCATGGGCAGCGCAATGACTTATATCATTATGATATTTGCAGGAGTCCTCGGACTTATTTATATCAGGAACGTTTACAGGGAGGTGGACTACATATGA
- a CDS encoding FGGY-family carbohydrate kinase yields MLNSVKKECIAGVDIGGTSIKVLICDTQAHRIVLEKSPTLPAYIGTDGKTTDTGPQRRFDANKLWAITAETIRHAVSALPKDCVLRGISVSCCGCTVILLDEQDQQIDLHIEAGVREQEILHYAGLYHDEEFSARTGYPLDKENSSFHLSAYCRQTIHNQIAHVVNVDDYIAYRLCGELSRNYSTAVSCGMWDWKTNRWLPEFLSRTGLTAQIMGIPTDSGIPIGKVSAKASKETGLPQDVLVSTGGHDYECAAFACHSFVEGNLFNITGTIDMLASFDEEKLPANIQGCRHISDRHVIPGQRSCMMETPGAVQTEWLKNQIAANDTLGLTLSWEDFFQQIAPLYADKLPRTELFIPKVFGTYIPRVDQHSFGMYCGLNKHTTAAALLLATIEGMCFQLRKMICYMEDGHPPCKDMILAGGGSKDPTWLQVKADILGMRLCIPDVEEASALGAALLAGVGCGLYHSHQEAGRVTHNAEVRVIQPEPARTDYFKELYHEIYLPLEQCMDTFDKKIMKIKESRGNRYECN; encoded by the coding sequence ATGTTAAACTCTGTTAAAAAAGAATGCATTGCCGGTGTGGATATCGGCGGAACCAGTATAAAAGTGCTGATCTGCGACACACAGGCCCACCGGATCGTACTGGAAAAATCCCCCACACTTCCCGCTTATATCGGGACGGATGGGAAAACCACAGACACCGGTCCTCAGCGGCGTTTTGATGCGAATAAGCTCTGGGCCATCACTGCCGAAACCATCCGTCATGCCGTATCCGCTTTGCCAAAGGACTGTGTACTCCGTGGTATCTCTGTAAGCTGCTGCGGCTGTACGGTCATCCTGTTGGACGAACAGGACCAACAGATTGACCTTCATATAGAGGCCGGGGTACGGGAGCAGGAGATCCTCCATTACGCAGGTTTGTACCATGATGAGGAATTCTCTGCCCGGACAGGATATCCTCTTGATAAAGAAAACTCCAGCTTCCACCTGAGCGCTTATTGCCGGCAGACCATTCACAACCAGATCGCCCATGTTGTCAATGTTGATGACTATATTGCTTACCGGCTCTGTGGAGAACTGTCCAGGAACTACAGCACAGCCGTATCCTGTGGAATGTGGGATTGGAAAACCAACCGCTGGCTGCCGGAATTTCTGTCACGAACCGGCCTTACCGCCCAGATTATGGGGATACCCACAGACAGCGGTATTCCCATAGGCAAGGTAAGCGCCAAAGCCAGTAAGGAGACCGGTCTTCCGCAAGATGTTCTGGTGTCCACAGGGGGGCACGATTACGAATGCGCGGCATTTGCCTGTCATTCCTTTGTAGAGGGAAATCTTTTCAACATCACAGGTACCATTGATATGCTGGCTTCTTTCGATGAAGAAAAGCTTCCGGCCAATATCCAGGGATGCCGCCATATATCCGACCGTCATGTGATCCCCGGACAGCGGAGCTGCATGATGGAGACTCCGGGAGCCGTGCAGACTGAATGGCTGAAAAATCAGATTGCCGCCAATGACACTCTGGGACTTACTCTATCATGGGAGGATTTCTTTCAACAGATTGCTCCGCTCTATGCTGACAAGCTTCCCCGGACCGAACTGTTTATTCCTAAAGTGTTCGGGACTTATATTCCCCGTGTGGACCAGCACAGCTTCGGCATGTACTGCGGTCTTAACAAGCATACCACCGCGGCAGCTCTTTTACTGGCCACGATTGAGGGAATGTGTTTTCAGCTGCGGAAAATGATCTGCTACATGGAAGACGGCCATCCACCCTGTAAAGATATGATCCTGGCAGGCGGCGGAAGTAAAGACCCTACATGGCTGCAGGTCAAAGCGGATATTCTCGGCATGCGCCTATGCATTCCCGACGTGGAGGAGGCTTCCGCCCTGGGCGCTGCCCTGTTAGCCGGCGTAGGCTGCGGATTGTACCACAGTCATCAGGAGGCCGGCAGAGTTACCCACAATGCAGAAGTCCGTGTGATTCAGCCCGAACCCGCCCGGACTGACTACTTTAAAGAACTTTATCATGAGATATATCTCCCATTGGAACAATGTATGGATACATTTGATAAAAAAATAATGAAAATAAAGGAAAGCAGAGGTAACAGGTATGAATGTAATTAA
- a CDS encoding extracellular solute-binding protein, which translates to MMRKITKRVTSIACCLAMATATAACGNSGKKEGAPDITAEAPETEKEAETAVKAADGGEITVMVPPWAEPSPELLNSFTEDTGIRVTMNIVGWDDIRNKVSIAAVGNKAPADVIEVDWSWVGEFGAAGWFEPIILTDEEKAGMPTAASFQYGDTTIALPYANDFRLGYYNKEHFSKIGLDQAPDNWDDMIEACKKIKAEGICEYPLSFTLSATEAATTSLLWMTISRYGDFFNSDFTVNRDNVVTALESIDKIVKEDKLIDPASQNMKDVEVYEKITSDSASFMVGPTYFVGRINNPEYSSVVGKLVPTLIPGNGSTETATFALPEGIGISKFSENKEAALAFVKWYTSPDIQVQLYNELGNIPTRTSALEKLIDDGILENGEVMLKQSEYIASPFPGGIPAWYSEMSNAIYNSVNQMVTGSLTPEQAYEKISAKVKELNQ; encoded by the coding sequence ATGATGCGAAAGATCACAAAACGAGTTACCAGTATTGCCTGCTGCCTTGCTATGGCAACTGCTACTGCGGCATGTGGAAACAGCGGCAAAAAGGAGGGCGCCCCGGACATAACAGCCGAGGCACCGGAGACTGAAAAAGAAGCAGAAACTGCAGTAAAAGCTGCAGATGGGGGTGAGATCACGGTCATGGTCCCGCCGTGGGCCGAGCCGTCACCGGAGCTTTTGAATTCCTTTACTGAAGATACCGGGATCAGGGTAACGATGAATATTGTCGGCTGGGATGATATCCGCAACAAAGTATCCATCGCCGCGGTAGGCAATAAAGCGCCTGCTGATGTCATTGAGGTTGACTGGTCATGGGTCGGCGAATTCGGAGCGGCAGGCTGGTTCGAGCCAATCATCTTGACAGATGAAGAAAAAGCAGGCATGCCAACAGCGGCCTCCTTCCAGTACGGGGATACCACCATTGCACTGCCCTACGCCAACGACTTCCGGTTAGGTTATTACAACAAAGAGCATTTCAGCAAAATCGGATTAGATCAAGCCCCCGATAACTGGGATGATATGATCGAAGCATGTAAAAAAATCAAGGCCGAAGGCATCTGTGAATACCCGCTGTCCTTTACGTTGTCTGCAACAGAAGCCGCAACTACCAGTCTCCTGTGGATGACCATCTCCAGGTATGGAGATTTCTTTAACAGCGATTTTACGGTTAACAGGGACAATGTTGTGACGGCATTGGAAAGTATCGATAAGATCGTAAAGGAGGATAAGCTGATCGATCCTGCCAGCCAGAACATGAAGGACGTGGAGGTGTATGAGAAAATAACATCCGATTCTGCAAGCTTCATGGTTGGTCCCACCTATTTTGTCGGAAGGATCAACAATCCGGAGTACTCAAGCGTCGTAGGCAAGCTTGTGCCGACGCTGATCCCCGGAAACGGCAGCACCGAGACCGCCACCTTTGCCCTTCCGGAAGGGATTGGTATCTCTAAGTTTTCAGAAAACAAAGAAGCCGCCCTCGCGTTTGTGAAGTGGTATACCTCTCCCGATATCCAGGTTCAGTTATATAATGAGCTGGGTAATATCCCCACAAGGACATCTGCACTTGAAAAACTGATCGATGACGGAATCCTGGAAAATGGCGAAGTGATGCTGAAACAGTCCGAATATATTGCCTCCCCATTCCCCGGAGGGATTCCTGCCTGGTATTCAGAGATGAGCAATGCCATATACAACAGCGTAAACCAGATGGTAACCGGAAGCCTGACGCCGGAACAGGCTTATGAAAAAATCTCTGCAAAAGTAAAGGAACTGAATCAATAA
- the xrtK gene encoding exosortase K: MTVCSVKDAAAKRCWGYHILTVLAVLGMKLYYSRADSSALRWILAPTAWWVRLLSGTAFVYEPGVGYVNHAIRFIIAPSCSGVQFLMIVFAVLAVSFVHRMRTPLGRILWMAGSAAASVLLTVFVNGFRIALSIWVPELVFRPEAGLSKGGLSGWLTPERLHTITGVAVYFTALLVIFGIADRAASHMTESCPEKGAEGMTGGVRRHCGWTLPVLMYFLVVLALPLFHGAFAKNPGQFAEFAALVAAVCTVILCLVRGIAAVWNGRRV; this comes from the coding sequence ATGACGGTGTGTTCTGTGAAGGATGCTGCGGCAAAACGATGCTGGGGATACCATATCCTCACTGTGTTGGCCGTACTTGGAATGAAACTGTACTACAGCAGGGCGGACAGCAGCGCCCTGCGCTGGATTCTGGCTCCCACCGCATGGTGGGTGAGGCTTTTGAGCGGGACTGCTTTTGTCTATGAGCCCGGGGTTGGTTATGTCAACCACGCGATCCGTTTTATTATTGCGCCGTCCTGCTCAGGCGTTCAGTTCCTGATGATCGTGTTTGCGGTGCTGGCAGTTTCCTTTGTCCACCGAATGAGGACTCCCCTGGGGAGAATCCTCTGGATGGCAGGGAGCGCGGCAGCATCTGTGCTTCTAACGGTTTTTGTGAACGGGTTCCGGATAGCGCTGTCAATATGGGTTCCGGAGCTGGTATTTCGTCCGGAAGCAGGTTTAAGCAAGGGCGGATTGAGCGGTTGGCTGACCCCGGAGCGGCTGCATACCATAACCGGAGTAGCCGTCTATTTTACGGCGCTGCTGGTGATCTTTGGCATCGCTGACCGTGCTGCCAGCCACATGACGGAAAGCTGTCCTGAGAAGGGGGCAGAAGGAATGACGGGCGGAGTGCGGAGACATTGCGGTTGGACGTTGCCGGTGTTGATGTATTTTCTGGTAGTGTTGGCGCTGCCCCTGTTCCATGGGGCATTTGCGAAGAATCCGGGGCAGTTTGCAGAGTTTGCAGCGCTTGTGGCGGCTGTCTGCACGGTGATCTTGTGTCTGGTGCGCGGGATTGCAGCGGTTTGGAATGGGAGGCGTGTCTAA
- a CDS encoding GntR family transcriptional regulator, with translation MDSNVYRYSEILNLFLEKINSDEWSKGFRLPTERELAEEYGVSRGTVRKALDVLEQRGQVYRRQGRGTFVKNRPFDHRLSKSYSLREELSRRGVKCIVKILEYSHIRAAGEVCSKLELREEDSVIKVKRLFYAENTPFAVDTTYLPLDMFGEISRAEIDKNGLYNTFYKHGITITRALETIRGICLSEDDAKLLRIAPGEMTMWKSRVAYNDQDRPIEYSDGVVRSDFFSYTVELR, from the coding sequence ATGGATTCGAATGTCTACCGTTACAGTGAAATACTTAATTTGTTTCTGGAGAAGATCAACTCGGATGAATGGTCAAAAGGATTTCGTCTGCCCACAGAGCGTGAATTGGCAGAAGAATATGGTGTGAGCAGAGGGACAGTGCGCAAAGCGCTGGATGTGCTGGAACAGAGGGGACAGGTTTACCGCAGGCAGGGAAGGGGCACGTTTGTGAAAAACAGGCCATTTGACCACCGTTTGTCCAAATCCTACAGCCTGAGAGAGGAACTGAGCAGACGGGGGGTGAAATGTATCGTGAAGATCCTGGAATATTCCCATATCCGGGCGGCCGGTGAGGTATGCAGCAAGCTGGAACTCCGGGAAGAGGATTCCGTGATTAAGGTGAAGCGGCTGTTTTATGCAGAAAATACTCCCTTTGCAGTAGATACCACTTATCTGCCTCTTGATATGTTTGGTGAGATATCAAGAGCGGAAATTGATAAAAATGGCCTTTATAACACCTTTTATAAACACGGTATTACCATTACCCGCGCGTTGGAGACGATCCGTGGTATCTGTCTGTCAGAGGATGATGCTAAGCTTTTGAGGATTGCACCTGGTGAAATGACTATGTGGAAATCGCGTGTCGCCTATAACGACCAGGATCGTCCGATCGAGTACAGTGACGGCGTTGTGCGCAGCGACTTCTTTTCTTATACGGTAGAGCTGCGATGA
- a CDS encoding AraC family transcriptional regulator, producing the protein MLPCQEKAELAARFIEELLDIPVQLCQKEHTAISTCMRQNQPNFLLENFLPFFTPQMTESLCMNALYHVTDYAGLNYNLLLYGDGGFVLMTGPYLSAPPDKAFCEGILQKNSRTLSLLVPLYQFYLTLPVVGNSTVISASRTAIKTINRYADEIPYLHFQPYSNYRHEVANLSPEGVDEAQMELMEHRYYYENLMLQEVRQGNQDRALAYFREFHRAGQSINRTADPLRTRKNLSFSLNTMLRKSVEEAGIHPVYLDIISSNFAMLIENAARVEEIGEIQSHMVSAYSRFVQKNRLDQYSPMIRRAITYIHIHLADTLSLTQIAGGIRVSASYLSRTFNQEAGESISCYISRARVEKAAELLAFSSMSVQNIAAYVGFSDLNYFSRCFKKYKNVTPTEYRRGF; encoded by the coding sequence ATGCTGCCCTGTCAGGAGAAGGCGGAACTGGCCGCCCGTTTTATCGAAGAACTGCTGGATATCCCGGTACAATTATGCCAGAAGGAACACACTGCCATTTCCACCTGTATGCGTCAGAACCAGCCGAATTTTCTGTTGGAGAATTTTTTGCCGTTCTTCACCCCGCAGATGACGGAATCACTCTGCATGAATGCGCTGTACCACGTTACGGACTATGCCGGACTGAATTATAACCTGCTCCTTTACGGGGACGGGGGCTTTGTCCTGATGACCGGTCCTTATTTGAGCGCCCCGCCGGATAAGGCATTCTGCGAAGGGATCCTGCAAAAAAACAGCCGCACCCTCTCCCTGCTGGTCCCGCTTTACCAGTTTTACCTCACCCTGCCGGTTGTGGGGAATTCCACTGTCATCTCCGCCTCCAGGACTGCAATAAAGACCATCAACCGGTACGCCGATGAGATCCCCTACCTCCATTTCCAGCCCTATTCCAACTACCGCCATGAGGTTGCCAACCTGTCTCCCGAGGGCGTGGATGAGGCTCAGATGGAGCTGATGGAGCACCGGTACTACTATGAGAACCTGATGCTGCAGGAGGTCCGCCAGGGCAATCAGGACCGGGCGCTGGCATACTTCCGTGAATTCCACCGCGCCGGACAGTCTATCAACCGGACGGCAGATCCTCTGCGCACCCGGAAAAACCTGTCATTTTCCTTAAACACCATGCTGCGCAAAAGTGTGGAGGAGGCAGGGATCCACCCGGTCTACTTAGATATCATTTCCTCCAATTTTGCCATGCTGATTGAGAATGCCGCGCGGGTCGAGGAGATCGGGGAGATCCAGTCCCATATGGTCAGCGCTTACAGCCGGTTTGTCCAGAAAAACCGGCTGGACCAGTATTCGCCCATGATCCGGCGGGCCATCACCTACATCCACATTCATCTGGCAGACACCCTGTCCCTCACACAGATCGCAGGCGGCATCCGGGTGAGCGCCTCCTACCTGTCCCGGACCTTCAACCAGGAAGCCGGCGAGTCCATCTCCTGCTACATCTCCAGAGCGCGTGTGGAGAAGGCCGCCGAGCTGCTGGCCTTCTCCTCCATGTCTGTGCAGAATATCGCTGCTTATGTAGGTTTTTCCGACTTGAATTATTTTAGCCGGTGTTTTAAGAAATATAAGAACGTAACGCCAACGGAATACCGGCGCGGATTTTAG
- a CDS encoding carbohydrate ABC transporter permease, producing MRRKNTILFRTWYTLAILAFVLFALGPILWSFIMSITPQTELAGKTTRLLPVNPTLDNYRKLLSNADQQGELFRNGMLNSLKAAIVSLLLGIPMSILCAYPMSRLRFKGSAAFRNVLLFTMAIPVFATIIPLYRMYANMNLLDNLVALIMVYITSFLPLSVWLLISYFDTLPKELEEAAYVDGCTKFRTMLSIIMPVSYPIIFADTLIVFLTTWNQFQIPLILAPSKATKPIAVVVSEFVTKSSVDYGLMNAGGILAIIPPAIIAIVFRKFLMKGIVGGATKG from the coding sequence ATGAGAAGAAAAAATACAATCCTTTTCCGGACATGGTATACTCTCGCCATTCTTGCATTCGTACTGTTTGCCTTAGGTCCGATTCTGTGGTCCTTTATCATGAGTATCACACCCCAAACCGAATTGGCTGGGAAGACTACCAGGCTCCTCCCAGTCAATCCAACACTGGATAACTACCGGAAGCTTTTATCGAATGCAGACCAGCAGGGCGAATTATTCAGAAACGGGATGCTGAATTCCCTGAAAGCTGCGATAGTCTCATTGCTGCTGGGGATACCGATGTCAATCCTGTGCGCATATCCAATGTCCCGGCTGAGATTTAAAGGTTCCGCTGCCTTTCGCAACGTCCTGCTGTTTACCATGGCCATACCGGTATTCGCCACAATTATTCCGCTGTACCGCATGTATGCCAATATGAACCTGCTGGACAATCTGGTGGCACTCATTATGGTTTATATCACCTCATTCCTTCCGCTGTCCGTTTGGCTGCTGATCAGCTATTTTGATACCCTGCCGAAGGAGCTTGAGGAGGCCGCGTATGTGGACGGGTGCACAAAATTCAGGACCATGCTGTCAATCATAATGCCGGTCTCTTACCCTATTATTTTTGCAGACACCCTGATCGTATTTTTAACCACATGGAATCAGTTTCAGATCCCATTGATCCTTGCGCCTTCCAAAGCGACCAAGCCCATAGCTGTTGTTGTGTCCGAGTTCGTCACAAAAAGCAGCGTGGATTACGGGCTGATGAATGCCGGCGGCATTCTTGCGATCATCCCTCCGGCCATCATAGCCATTGTGTTCCGCAAATTCCTCATGAAGGGAATTGTCGGCGGCGCGACGAAAGGATAG
- a CDS encoding MFS transporter — protein sequence MEKQAKAAVQYNNAKMWQIGFFSLNNCATNIAMFLMMQYSYYTQNVLGLAAAIIGIIATATRIFDAVTDPLVGFLVDRTNGRFGKFRPYMLVGNIIIWASLIVIFNTPTTWSIQQKYLYTTLFYIIYIIGYTCQTVVTKAGQAVLTNNPKQRPVFSGFDSVLTQMASALVPMLITTILAEKYSVGEFIAENGKSLGMINPAMWKEAVLILAAVSFIFTILAIIGISQKDRPEFFGEGGSQPKVGFKDYKDIVMHNRPIQMLIISAATDKLGQLLMSGTMTYVFANMLLDSKLQGVFSSILIAPLVAVSIGGVFVSRKFGLKRTFLVGTWTSMVMLAVMFVVKPDPEMPALFLGMFLVQKCCASMGNAGVIPMIADCTDYETYRSGRFVPGMMGTMFSFIDKIISSFSALIQGFALTMAGVGNVVIRPNEPVNDTFNMAIMICFCIVPILGHIATVIAMRWYNLDREKMAEIQHELEQRKLRAQEG from the coding sequence ATGGAAAAGCAAGCAAAAGCAGCAGTACAGTACAACAATGCAAAAATGTGGCAGATCGGGTTCTTTTCTCTAAACAACTGTGCGACCAACATCGCCATGTTCCTGATGATGCAGTATTCCTATTACACGCAGAATGTGTTGGGGCTGGCGGCAGCCATCATTGGGATCATTGCCACGGCAACCCGTATTTTTGACGCAGTCACAGACCCGCTGGTAGGCTTTTTAGTGGACCGGACCAACGGGCGTTTCGGCAAATTCCGCCCCTATATGCTGGTGGGCAACATCATCATCTGGGCCAGCCTGATCGTGATATTCAACACGCCCACAACGTGGAGTATCCAGCAGAAATATTTATACACAACATTGTTTTACATTATCTATATCATCGGCTATACCTGCCAGACGGTTGTGACCAAGGCGGGCCAGGCGGTGCTGACCAACAACCCGAAGCAGCGCCCGGTCTTCTCCGGATTCGACAGTGTTTTGACCCAGATGGCAAGTGCGCTGGTGCCCATGCTGATCACCACGATCCTGGCGGAAAAGTATTCGGTAGGTGAGTTTATCGCAGAGAACGGCAAGAGCCTGGGCATGATCAATCCGGCTATGTGGAAAGAGGCAGTCTTGATCCTGGCAGCGGTTTCCTTTATTTTTACTATCCTTGCGATCATCGGCATCAGCCAGAAAGACCGCCCGGAATTCTTTGGCGAGGGCGGCAGCCAGCCGAAGGTAGGTTTTAAGGATTACAAGGATATCGTGATGCACAACCGTCCGATCCAGATGCTGATCATCTCGGCGGCGACAGACAAGCTGGGACAGCTTCTGATGAGCGGCACCATGACATATGTATTTGCCAATATGCTCCTGGATTCCAAGCTGCAGGGTGTTTTTTCCAGTATCCTGATCGCTCCGCTGGTGGCGGTCTCCATCGGAGGCGTGTTCGTATCCAGGAAATTTGGTTTAAAGCGCACCTTCCTTGTGGGTACCTGGACCTCCATGGTTATGCTGGCTGTCATGTTTGTGGTGAAGCCCGATCCGGAGATGCCGGCGTTGTTCCTTGGCATGTTCCTGGTGCAGAAGTGCTGTGCCAGTATGGGAAATGCCGGGGTTATCCCGATGATCGCCGACTGTACAGACTACGAGACCTACCGCAGCGGCCGCTTTGTGCCGGGCATGATGGGGACCATGTTCTCCTTCATTGACAAGATCATATCCTCCTTCTCGGCGCTGATCCAGGGATTTGCACTGACCATGGCAGGAGTGGGAAATGTGGTCATCCGCCCCAATGAGCCGGTGAACGACACCTTCAACATGGCGATCATGATCTGCTTCTGCATCGTGCCGATCCTGGGACATATCGCCACCGTGATCGCTATGCGCTGGTACAATCTGGACCGGGAGAAGATGGCCGAGATCCAGCATGAGCTGGAGCAGAGAAAGCTTCGGGCTCAGGAAGGCTGA